Proteins found in one Leishmania major strain Friedlin complete genome, chromosome 35 genomic segment:
- a CDS encoding Peroxin 19 (previous protein_id=AAZ14549.1), protein MSDGDLDALLDEAMDMVDEQERKHEEEVRVRDAKLEDDLQKALDESSGAAGGDADMMKMFMSMLGGAGSDDASLDSFKKSVMTMVSSLEEEENLGDEDKENLQRVKELVRVMEEEDIGKANDLLEQMKQEGKLPDRNNVGDAEIDEASRRCMEMLQQLSSATQGGHLDPAATPGAASSSSAAAAAAPAGNGAEIPAEVDRATEAMASALISTLADPQFVEPIKLMRDSYGPYMDAHRSELSQEDCERYDRQRAKAQEICDLLQNPISGAEDPRLIQLLELMNKYSELGDPPRNLVEYAPKNRQEIEECQ, encoded by the coding sequence ATGTCCGATGGCGACCTCGACGCGCTTCTTGACGAGGCGATGGATATGGTCGACGAGCAGGAGCGCAAGCATGAGGAGGAGGTTCGCGTGCGGGACGCGAAGTTGGAGGACGATCTGCAAAAGGCTCTGGATGAGTCATCTGGCgcagccggcggcgacgccgacatGATGAAGATGTTCATGTCCAtgctcggcggcgccggctctGACGACGCGTCTCTCGACAGCTTCAAGAAAAGTGTCATGACAATGGTTTCctcgctggaggaggaggagaattTGGGCGATGAGGACAAGGAAAACCTGCAACGAGTCAAGGAGCTGGTGCGcgtgatggaggaggaggacatcgGCAAGGCAAACGACTTACTGGAGCAGATGAAGCAGGAAGGCAAGCTTCCCGACCGCAATAACGTCGGTGACGCTGAGATTGATGaagcgtcgcggcggtgcatggagatgctgcagcagctctccagcgccacgcagGGAGGTCACTTGGACCCAGCCGCGACGCCGGGAGCGGCTTCGTCATCctcggctgcagcagcagcggcgccggctgGCAACGGCGCCGAAATTCCCGCCGAGGTAGATCGTGCAACGGAGGCCATGGCATCGGCCTTGATTTCCACGCTAGCGGATCCTCAGTTTGTGGAACCCATAAAGCTTATGCGAGACTCGTACGGACCATACATGGACGCTCACCGCAGCGAGCTGTCGCAGGAGGACTGTGAGCGCTACGACCGCCAACGGGCCAAGGCGCAGGAGATCTGTGACTTACTGCAGAACCCCATCTCTGGCGCAGAAGATCCCCGGCTCATACAGCTGCTGGAACTCATGAACAAGTACTCGGAGCTAGGTGATCCGCCACGCAATCTAGTGGAGTACGCGCCGAAGAATCGCCAGGAAATCGAAGAGTGCCAATGA